From Halorubrum salinarum, the proteins below share one genomic window:
- a CDS encoding PGF-CTERM-anchored ABC transporter substrate-binding protein: MRDSFAIAMAMLVATALIGGVAGTATGAQPTISTDGPAAGAQPVVGAAATGAGPAQTDGACGFPYNATDATGETITLEERPDRITTINPSAAQTLWELGAQDRVVGVSQFAFYLDGAEERANVSASFGASVERVVDTEPDLVLAPNSSAADVEPLREQGLTVYHFPAATSIDDIAEKTETIGRLVGACEAASETNAEMYDAVEAAEERTSGVERPTALYPLGGGYVAANNTFIDAIMNAGGTDNAAAEYEAYPQLSDEVILETDPELIIVTDPEAAILDQEPYASTTAGAKDSYVVLNVNYLNQPAPRSVIESTTTLSNAVVELQSDGSESTDGAEGGSSDGNGSDGTDSSGDGSGDGDASDGDGSTTGDSTGSDGGDGESAGDTGAESPGFGVVAAALALLATGLLARRE; this comes from the coding sequence ATGCGAGACAGCTTCGCGATCGCGATGGCGATGCTGGTGGCGACCGCCCTGATCGGCGGCGTCGCCGGGACGGCGACGGGCGCACAGCCGACGATATCGACCGACGGACCGGCCGCGGGCGCGCAGCCGGTGGTCGGCGCCGCGGCGACGGGCGCGGGGCCCGCACAGACGGACGGCGCCTGCGGCTTCCCGTACAACGCGACCGACGCCACCGGCGAGACGATCACCTTGGAGGAGCGCCCCGACCGGATCACGACGATCAACCCGTCGGCGGCGCAGACGCTGTGGGAGCTGGGCGCGCAGGACCGCGTCGTCGGCGTGAGCCAGTTCGCCTTCTACCTCGACGGCGCCGAGGAGCGCGCGAACGTCTCCGCCTCGTTCGGCGCGAGCGTCGAGCGCGTCGTCGACACCGAGCCGGACCTCGTGCTGGCGCCGAACTCCTCGGCGGCAGACGTGGAGCCGCTCCGCGAGCAGGGGCTGACCGTCTACCACTTCCCGGCGGCGACCTCGATAGACGACATCGCCGAGAAGACGGAGACGATCGGTCGGCTCGTGGGCGCGTGCGAGGCCGCGAGCGAGACCAACGCGGAGATGTACGACGCGGTCGAGGCGGCCGAGGAGCGGACCAGCGGCGTCGAGCGGCCGACCGCCCTCTACCCCCTCGGCGGCGGCTACGTGGCGGCGAACAACACCTTCATCGACGCGATCATGAACGCGGGCGGGACCGACAACGCCGCCGCGGAGTACGAGGCGTACCCCCAGCTCTCCGACGAGGTAATCTTGGAAACGGACCCCGAACTCATCATCGTCACCGACCCCGAGGCCGCGATCCTCGACCAGGAGCCGTACGCCAGCACGACCGCGGGCGCCAAGGACAGCTACGTGGTGTTGAACGTGAACTACCTCAACCAGCCGGCGCCGCGCAGCGTGATCGAGTCGACGACGACGCTGTCGAACGCCGTGGTCGAACTCCAGAGCGACGGCAGCGAGTCGACGGACGGCGCCGAGGGCGGCTCGTCTGACGGGAACGGCTCCGACGGCACCGATTCCTCGGGCGACGGCTCCGGAGACGGCGACGCGTCCGACGGCGACGGCTCGACGACCGGCGATTCGACCGGAAGCGACGGCGGCGACGGGGAGAGCGCCGGTGACACGGGCGCCGAGTCGCCCGGGTTCGGCGTCGTCGCGGCCGCGCTCGCGCTGCTCGCGACCGGCCTGCTCGCGCGGCGCGAGTGA
- a CDS encoding metallophosphoesterase, with translation MTDRRPGAAGPTAFADAAFAERAVYLRAHDALVVADLHVGRGEASAVSLPLGERRDLVDRLDALLDRFDPGTVVVAGDAVHTFDRVTDRARGTLNALRDRCEASGATLELVAGNHDAALADAWDGPVSEELVLTGGDGSDGDPAGPPRTVVRHGHEAPAADRASTPPNRYVIGHVHPTIEIEGDRRPCFLAGSGTYRGADLLVVPAFTRLAAGVPVNDAVRSGLDSPLVTDAAALAPVVYDPDADAADGAESALRFPPLGEFDRLL, from the coding sequence GTGACCGACCGACGCCCCGGCGCCGCGGGCCCGACCGCGTTCGCCGACGCCGCGTTCGCGGAGCGAGCGGTCTACCTCCGCGCCCACGACGCGCTCGTCGTCGCCGACCTCCACGTCGGCCGCGGGGAGGCCTCGGCCGTCTCGCTCCCCCTCGGCGAGCGCAGGGACCTCGTCGACCGCCTCGACGCGTTGCTCGACCGGTTCGACCCCGGAACGGTCGTTGTCGCGGGCGACGCGGTCCACACCTTCGACCGGGTGACCGACAGGGCCCGCGGGACCCTGAACGCGCTCCGCGACCGCTGCGAGGCGAGCGGCGCGACCCTCGAACTCGTCGCCGGCAACCACGACGCCGCGCTCGCCGACGCGTGGGACGGACCGGTCAGCGAGGAACTGGTCCTGACCGGGGGCGACGGCTCCGACGGCGACCCCGCCGGCCCGCCGCGCACCGTCGTCCGCCACGGTCACGAGGCGCCCGCGGCCGACCGCGCGTCGACGCCCCCCAACCGCTACGTGATCGGCCACGTCCACCCGACGATCGAGATCGAGGGCGACCGGCGCCCCTGTTTCCTCGCCGGCTCCGGGACCTACCGCGGCGCCGACCTCCTCGTGGTGCCCGCGTTCACGCGCCTGGCGGCGGGCGTCCCGGTCAACGACGCGGTCCGGTCCGGGCTCGACTCCCCGCTCGTCACCGACGCGGCCGCGCTCGCGCCGGTCGTGTACGACCCCGACGCCGACGCCGCTGACGGCGCAGAGAGCGCGCTTCGGTTCCCGCCGCTCGGCGAGTTCGACCGGCTGCTGTGA
- a CDS encoding MTH865 family protein, with translation MSDVKAELREQFLEAFGGADFPVQNQMDLVPALPDGPATKFEAGDVSFTAMEMAAKLGSEQEFPYDTAEELVDDILDGLESKGMI, from the coding sequence ATGAGCGACGTGAAAGCGGAACTCCGCGAACAGTTCTTAGAGGCCTTCGGCGGCGCCGACTTCCCCGTCCAGAACCAGATGGACCTCGTCCCGGCGCTGCCGGACGGCCCGGCGACGAAGTTCGAGGCCGGCGACGTGAGCTTCACCGCGATGGAGATGGCCGCGAAGCTCGGCAGCGAACAGGAGTTCCCCTACGACACCGCCGAGGAGCTCGTCGACGACATCCTCGACGGGCTCGAGTCGAAGGGCATGATCTGA
- a CDS encoding NAD(P)-dependent alcohol dehydrogenase, whose protein sequence is MEAARLHEYTDDMSEGLTIDEVDRPTASGPDDVIVEVEGAGWCQTDNHIIEGMWAEYVPQELPMTLGHENAGTVVETGDNVDLVSPGDPVICHPVQTCGTCRPCRLGETMYCENDAFNGLTTDGGFAEYLHTSERSVIPLPSGVEPIDIAPHADAGITAYHAAKKAVGDLNPGDHAVVIGVGGLGHIGLQCLDAMSAARITAVDLKESALNLADSYGADYLINPSEEDVAAEIEGITDGTGAAQVLDFVGEDVTTAYAPEITAAGGDHHIIGYGGHVHEPSQALVNGEFSFVGNIVGRYAELQELVALVEQGDVDLHTSRYDLGEVNAVAEKLEHREIDGRAVITP, encoded by the coding sequence ATGGAAGCCGCGAGACTCCACGAGTACACGGACGACATGAGCGAGGGACTGACGATCGACGAGGTCGACCGCCCGACGGCGAGCGGTCCGGACGACGTGATCGTCGAGGTCGAGGGGGCGGGGTGGTGTCAGACGGACAACCACATCATCGAGGGGATGTGGGCCGAGTACGTCCCGCAGGAGCTGCCCATGACCCTCGGGCACGAGAACGCCGGCACCGTGGTCGAGACGGGGGACAACGTCGACCTCGTCTCGCCGGGCGACCCGGTGATCTGCCACCCGGTCCAGACCTGCGGGACGTGTCGCCCCTGTCGGCTCGGCGAGACGATGTACTGCGAGAACGACGCGTTCAACGGGCTCACGACCGACGGCGGCTTCGCCGAGTACCTCCACACCAGCGAGCGCTCGGTGATCCCGCTCCCGTCGGGCGTCGAACCGATCGACATCGCGCCCCACGCCGACGCGGGGATCACCGCGTACCACGCCGCGAAGAAGGCGGTCGGCGACCTGAACCCGGGCGACCACGCGGTCGTCATCGGCGTCGGCGGGCTCGGCCACATCGGCCTCCAGTGCCTCGACGCGATGAGCGCGGCCCGGATCACCGCGGTCGACCTCAAGGAGTCGGCGCTCAACCTCGCGGACAGCTACGGCGCCGACTACCTGATCAACCCGAGCGAGGAGGACGTGGCGGCCGAAATCGAGGGGATCACGGACGGCACCGGCGCGGCGCAGGTCCTCGACTTCGTCGGCGAGGACGTGACGACCGCCTACGCCCCCGAGATCACCGCCGCCGGCGGCGACCACCACATTATCGGCTACGGCGGCCACGTCCACGAGCCGTCGCAGGCGCTGGTGAACGGCGAGTTCTCCTTCGTCGGCAACATCGTCGGCCGGTACGCCGAGCTCCAGGAGCTCGTCGCGCTCGTCGAGCAGGGCGACGTGGACCTCCACACCAGCCGGTACGACCTCGGCGAGGTCAACGCGGTCGCCGAGAAGCTCGAACACCGCGAGATCGACGGCCGCGCCGTCATCACGCCCTGA
- a CDS encoding M42 family metallopeptidase — MPREFDFEFDLLRELTEARGVPGYEDDVREIVRREFAESVDRVRTDAMGNVVGTVEGDSDYSVAVAAHMDEIGFMVRHVTDEGFVQVDPLGGFDARVLRAQRVTVHGDEDLTGVIGSVPPHTLTEEQREKDDEVKDVFIDLGRDAEAVEEAVSVGDLVTLDQTTTRMGDRVTGKALDDRICVFAMLEAARRIEDPDVTIHFAATVQEEVGLRGARALGVDIDPDLAVALDVTVANDVPQVGDPADAVTELGEGTAVKLKDSSVITSPKVHARLTEVAEGEGIDHQHEVLPAGGTDTAGFQNTAGAKPVGAVSIPTRYLHTVTETADGGDVEATIDLLTAFLESETGEHDYTL; from the coding sequence ATGCCACGCGAGTTCGACTTCGAGTTCGACCTGCTCCGAGAGCTGACCGAGGCCCGCGGCGTGCCCGGCTACGAGGACGACGTGCGCGAGATCGTCCGCCGCGAGTTCGCCGAGAGCGTCGACCGCGTCCGGACGGACGCGATGGGCAACGTCGTCGGCACGGTCGAGGGCGACTCGGACTACTCGGTCGCCGTCGCCGCCCACATGGACGAGATCGGGTTCATGGTCCGTCACGTCACCGACGAGGGGTTCGTCCAGGTCGACCCGCTCGGCGGGTTCGACGCCCGGGTGCTGCGCGCGCAGCGCGTCACCGTCCACGGCGACGAGGACCTGACGGGCGTCATCGGCTCGGTCCCGCCGCACACGCTCACGGAGGAGCAACGGGAGAAGGACGACGAGGTGAAAGACGTCTTCATCGACCTCGGCCGCGACGCCGAGGCGGTGGAGGAGGCGGTGAGCGTCGGCGACCTCGTCACCCTCGACCAGACCACGACGCGGATGGGCGACCGGGTCACCGGGAAGGCGCTCGACGACCGGATCTGCGTGTTCGCGATGCTGGAGGCCGCCCGGCGGATCGAGGACCCGGACGTGACGATTCACTTCGCGGCGACGGTCCAGGAGGAGGTCGGCCTTCGGGGCGCGCGGGCGCTCGGCGTCGACATCGACCCGGACCTCGCGGTCGCCCTAGACGTGACCGTCGCCAACGACGTGCCGCAGGTCGGCGACCCCGCGGACGCCGTCACCGAACTCGGCGAGGGGACGGCGGTGAAGCTGAAGGACTCCTCGGTGATCACCAGCCCGAAGGTCCACGCCCGGCTCACCGAGGTGGCCGAAGGCGAGGGGATCGACCACCAGCACGAGGTGCTACCCGCGGGCGGCACCGACACCGCGGGGTTCCAGAACACGGCGGGCGCGAAGCCCGTCGGTGCCGTCTCGATCCCGACGCGGTACCTCCACACCGTCACGGAGACCGCGGACGGCGGCGACGTCGAGGCGACGATCGACCTGCTGACGGCCTTCTTGGAGTCCGAGACCGGCGAGCACGATTACACCCTGTAA
- a CDS encoding NAD(P)/FAD-dependent oxidoreductase, whose protein sequence is MNGDARVVGGGLAGLVAAARLAEAGADVTLYERRPDVGGRVRTETVDGFTLDRGFQVLFSSYPAVARELGPDGLDDLDLRRFAPGATICRPGSRSVLGDPLRDPRSAVPSLLNDEVSVSDKLRTLALRYDLANRDEDDFFAGPDASIREYLRDWGFADDYVENFVEPFYGGITLDRTLSTSKHVFEYTFRAMGRGSIGVPAEGMAALPAALADRAREAGVEIRTGEDVEAVRIAGQGRIPFRSGAADAEGATVELADGSTREADAVVVATSPPEARRLTGVESVPTEGVPNTTGWYALPAGESFETGKRILLNAADESPNAVVPMSEVAPEYAPGDRALLAATFLGEEALERDNEALRADVRDALEAWIPDREFEGLETLDVHRIRFAQFAQPPGVHADLPDADDPEGPVTLAGDYTEWSSIQGALESGRAAAAAAAEHL, encoded by the coding sequence ATGAACGGAGACGCCAGGGTCGTCGGCGGCGGGCTCGCGGGGCTCGTCGCGGCGGCGCGGCTCGCCGAGGCGGGCGCGGACGTGACGCTGTACGAGCGACGGCCCGATGTCGGCGGGCGCGTGCGGACGGAGACGGTCGACGGGTTCACGCTTGACCGGGGCTTCCAGGTCCTCTTCTCCAGCTACCCCGCGGTCGCGCGCGAACTCGGACCGGACGGGCTCGACGACCTCGACCTGCGGAGGTTCGCGCCCGGCGCGACGATCTGTCGGCCCGGCTCGCGCTCGGTCCTCGGCGACCCGCTCCGCGACCCGCGGTCCGCGGTCCCCTCGCTTTTGAACGACGAGGTCTCCGTCTCCGACAAGCTCCGGACGCTCGCGCTCCGGTACGACCTCGCTAACCGCGACGAGGACGACTTCTTCGCCGGCCCCGACGCCTCGATCCGCGAGTACCTCCGCGACTGGGGGTTCGCCGACGATTACGTCGAGAACTTCGTCGAGCCGTTCTACGGCGGGATCACCCTCGACCGCACGCTGTCGACCTCGAAGCACGTGTTCGAGTACACGTTCCGCGCGATGGGCCGCGGGTCGATCGGCGTCCCCGCCGAGGGGATGGCCGCGCTCCCCGCCGCGCTCGCCGACCGCGCCCGCGAGGCGGGCGTCGAGATCCGGACCGGCGAGGACGTGGAGGCGGTCAGAATCGCCGGACAGGGCCGGATCCCGTTCCGGAGCGGTGCGGCCGACGCCGAGGGCGCCACCGTCGAGCTCGCGGACGGGTCGACCCGCGAGGCGGACGCGGTCGTCGTCGCGACCTCGCCGCCCGAGGCGCGGCGGCTCACCGGCGTCGAGTCGGTCCCGACAGAGGGCGTGCCGAACACGACCGGCTGGTACGCGCTCCCCGCGGGCGAGTCGTTCGAGACGGGGAAACGGATCCTGCTCAACGCCGCGGACGAGTCGCCGAACGCCGTGGTCCCGATGTCGGAGGTCGCGCCCGAGTACGCCCCGGGCGACCGCGCGCTGCTCGCCGCGACGTTCCTCGGCGAGGAGGCCTTGGAGCGCGACAACGAGGCCCTCCGCGCGGACGTGCGTGACGCGCTGGAGGCGTGGATCCCGGACCGCGAGTTCGAGGGGTTGGAGACGCTCGACGTCCACCGGATCCGGTTCGCCCAGTTCGCGCAGCCTCCGGGTGTCCACGCGGACCTCCCCGACGCCGACGACCCGGAGGGGCCGGTGACGCTCGCCGGTGACTACACCGAGTGGTCGTCGATCCAGGGCGCGCTGGAGAGCGGGCGGGCTGCGGCCGCGGCGGCGGCGGAGCACCTGTAG
- a CDS encoding MFS transporter yields MAKFGNSVRLLGDREFAALAGTAFARSQAYSTILIALALYADLFGTTGFIEGLFGTAFAIVQLVIVLPLGRKVDTGNAKRWLLGGFLINVAVFVGFALVDSSVHIILVRMVQGLGASVLWITGATVIGEISPDDEQGRWLGSYNQFASFSSLAGDLVGGYLLYAYGFSETYLVLTLVTLAAFALVFAFLRDNPGGRKDPEDAGGIETFRSLLGLPLLRALVFFRFTFSVGKMAVIIFLPIYARTTFGISAFAIGWIMAGGKLTKALTQGFVGDLTDRYERTYLFVAVGALLYGVGTATIPLAAYFEGTLSPVTVSYLGDSQTLGGAFFALFGAYSLLGIADSIRLPASMSLFVSEGEAYDSVASAMSLRSVSWKVGQVVGPVLVGVTMDGTSTETGFLLAAGFIAFATVGFAWQARGAHRAASDPGPAVPSDD; encoded by the coding sequence GTGGCGAAGTTCGGCAACTCGGTACGGCTGCTCGGGGACCGCGAGTTCGCGGCGCTCGCCGGGACCGCGTTCGCGCGCAGCCAGGCGTACTCGACGATCCTCATCGCCCTGGCGCTGTACGCCGACCTCTTCGGCACCACCGGGTTCATCGAGGGGCTGTTCGGCACCGCGTTCGCGATCGTCCAGTTGGTCATCGTCCTGCCGCTGGGGCGGAAGGTCGACACCGGGAACGCGAAGCGGTGGCTGCTCGGCGGCTTCCTGATCAACGTCGCCGTCTTCGTCGGCTTCGCGCTGGTCGACAGCTCCGTCCACATCATCCTCGTGCGGATGGTCCAGGGCCTCGGCGCGAGCGTCCTCTGGATCACGGGCGCGACCGTGATCGGCGAGATCAGCCCGGACGACGAGCAGGGGCGGTGGCTGGGCTCGTACAACCAGTTCGCCTCCTTCTCGTCGCTCGCGGGCGACCTCGTCGGCGGCTACCTCCTGTACGCCTACGGGTTCTCCGAGACGTACCTCGTCTTGACGCTCGTCACGCTCGCCGCGTTCGCCTTGGTGTTCGCGTTCCTCCGCGACAACCCCGGCGGGCGGAAGGATCCCGAGGACGCGGGGGGGATCGAGACGTTCCGGTCGCTGCTCGGGCTCCCATTGCTGCGCGCCTTGGTCTTCTTCCGGTTCACGTTCAGCGTCGGGAAGATGGCGGTGATCATCTTCCTCCCCATCTACGCGCGGACGACGTTCGGCATCTCGGCGTTCGCCATCGGCTGGATCATGGCGGGCGGGAAGCTGACGAAGGCGCTCACGCAGGGGTTCGTCGGCGACCTCACCGACCGCTACGAGCGCACGTACCTGTTCGTCGCCGTCGGCGCGCTCCTGTACGGCGTCGGCACCGCGACCATCCCGCTCGCGGCGTACTTCGAGGGGACCCTCTCGCCCGTCACCGTCTCGTACCTCGGCGACTCGCAGACGCTCGGCGGGGCCTTCTTCGCGCTGTTCGGCGCCTACTCCCTCCTCGGGATCGCCGACTCGATACGCCTCCCGGCGAGCATGTCGCTGTTCGTCAGCGAGGGCGAGGCGTACGACTCCGTCGCCAGCGCGATGAGCCTCCGGTCCGTCTCGTGGAAGGTCGGCCAGGTCGTCGGGCCGGTGCTGGTCGGCGTCACGATGGACGGGACGAGCACGGAGACCGGGTTCCTGCTCGCGGCCGGGTTCATCGCGTTCGCGACGGTCGGCTTCGCGTGGCAGGCGCGGGGGGCCCACCGCGCGGCAAGCGACCCGGGGCCGGCCGTCCCGAGCGACGACTGA
- a CDS encoding thiamine pyrophosphate-dependent dehydrogenase E1 component subunit alpha, producing MDENGAGASDGGDATDPLADEDLYRVLGPDGSPLPDATVPDLSDEEFRAIYRDLVVTRRFDERAVSLQRQGRIGTYAPCAGQEGSAVGSTHALAADDLISYQYREHGAVVVRDLLGEYLPYWMGHESGTEAIAAGNVFPLNIGIAAHLPHAVGAAWAFDHRDEDRVVAAHFGDGATSEGDFHEAMNFAGVFDTPTLFCCHNNGWAISIPESRQTASDTFAQKATAYGFDGVRVDGMDPLASYAVTREAAERARGGTDDADGDESRPVLIEFVEYRFGAHTTADDPSAYRDPDDVDPWRALDPLDRTEAFLRETGRIDDEGVAAIRDEADEVVADAIDFAESVAPDPSEMFDHAYADLPPEIRRQRDDLLAAVEEHGEGAFLREE from the coding sequence ATGGACGAGAACGGCGCCGGCGCGTCCGACGGCGGCGACGCGACCGACCCCCTCGCCGACGAGGACCTCTACCGCGTGCTCGGGCCGGACGGCAGCCCCCTGCCGGACGCGACGGTCCCGGACCTCTCGGACGAGGAGTTCCGCGCGATCTACCGCGACCTGGTCGTCACCCGCCGGTTCGACGAGCGCGCGGTAAGTCTTCAGCGGCAGGGCCGCATCGGGACGTACGCGCCCTGCGCGGGCCAGGAGGGGTCGGCGGTCGGCTCGACGCACGCGCTCGCGGCCGACGACCTGATCAGCTACCAGTACCGCGAGCACGGCGCGGTCGTCGTCCGCGACCTCCTCGGCGAGTACCTCCCCTACTGGATGGGCCACGAGTCCGGGACGGAGGCGATCGCGGCGGGCAACGTCTTCCCGCTGAACATCGGCATCGCGGCCCACCTCCCGCACGCGGTCGGCGCCGCGTGGGCGTTCGACCACCGCGACGAGGACCGCGTCGTGGCCGCGCACTTCGGCGACGGCGCGACCAGCGAGGGCGACTTCCACGAGGCGATGAACTTCGCGGGCGTCTTCGACACGCCGACGCTGTTCTGCTGTCACAACAACGGCTGGGCCATCTCGATCCCCGAGTCGCGACAGACCGCGAGCGACACGTTCGCCCAAAAGGCGACCGCCTACGGGTTCGACGGCGTCCGCGTCGACGGGATGGACCCGCTCGCGAGCTACGCGGTCACGCGGGAGGCCGCCGAGCGCGCGCGAGGCGGGACGGACGACGCCGACGGCGACGAGTCGCGCCCCGTCCTCATCGAGTTCGTCGAGTACCGCTTCGGCGCGCACACGACCGCCGACGACCCGAGCGCCTACCGCGACCCCGACGACGTGGACCCGTGGCGCGCGCTCGACCCGCTCGACCGCACGGAGGCGTTCCTCCGCGAGACCGGGCGGATCGACGACGAGGGCGTCGCGGCGATACGCGACGAGGCCGACGAGGTCGTCGCCGACGCCATCGACTTCGCGGAGTCCGTCGCGCCCGACCCGAGCGAGATGTTCGACCACGCGTACGCCGACCTCCCGCCCGAGATACGCCGCCAGCGCGACGACCTCCTCGCCGCCGTCGAGGAGCACGGCGAGGGCGCGTTCCTGCGGGAGGAGTGA
- a CDS encoding pyridoxal-phosphate dependent enzyme has product MAYSETTPAFRGLESRASGRVHETADAAAIDGDERARGLDPVYDYDAVGPDDLFDPAARGGSGDARAAPATARGHWRFDALLPFPAEAALTAGEGATPLVATDRLADELDVEAVYVKDEGRNPTGTVLDRGLSLAMTAVARRAADGADVEPLVCASPGNAGQSMAAYAGRADLRSYAFVPSRCAFSNKSMANVHGGEMRVVGGRFPDAAEAVDEQLETEYTDLGEFVTPYRHEGAKTVAFELVADLGDAPDVVVVPTGSGEVVAGVYKGFAELDRIGAIDGTPKVVAAQAAGCAPIAAAVERGLDEPEPWGTPDTICGELEIPDPAGGAAAVAAVTESGGTAVGVDDDDILASAVAVAQNEVVEMGATGGAAPAGAWALAEEGFFDGDETVVLLNSDAGLKTPDVLRSHLMGQGI; this is encoded by the coding sequence ATGGCTTATTCCGAGACCACGCCGGCGTTTCGCGGGCTGGAGAGTCGGGCGTCGGGACGCGTCCACGAGACCGCCGACGCGGCGGCGATCGACGGCGACGAGCGGGCGCGCGGCCTCGACCCCGTCTACGACTACGACGCGGTCGGCCCGGACGACCTGTTCGACCCCGCCGCCCGCGGGGGGAGCGGCGACGCCCGGGCCGCGCCCGCGACCGCCCGCGGCCACTGGCGGTTCGACGCGCTGCTCCCGTTCCCGGCCGAGGCGGCGCTCACCGCCGGCGAGGGCGCCACGCCGCTCGTGGCGACCGACCGGCTCGCGGACGAGCTGGACGTGGAGGCGGTGTACGTCAAAGACGAGGGGCGGAACCCGACGGGGACCGTCCTCGACCGCGGGCTCTCGCTCGCGATGACGGCGGTCGCGAGGCGGGCGGCCGACGGCGCCGACGTGGAGCCGCTCGTCTGCGCGAGCCCCGGCAACGCCGGGCAGTCGATGGCGGCGTACGCGGGCCGGGCGGACCTGCGCTCGTACGCGTTCGTCCCCTCCCGCTGCGCGTTCTCGAACAAGTCGATGGCGAACGTCCACGGCGGGGAGATGCGCGTGGTCGGCGGGCGCTTCCCGGACGCCGCCGAGGCGGTCGACGAGCAGCTGGAGACCGAGTACACCGACCTCGGCGAGTTCGTCACCCCCTACCGCCACGAGGGCGCCAAGACGGTCGCGTTCGAGCTCGTCGCCGACCTCGGCGACGCCCCGGACGTCGTCGTCGTCCCGACCGGCTCCGGCGAGGTCGTCGCCGGCGTGTACAAGGGGTTCGCTGAGCTCGACCGGATAGGCGCGATCGACGGTACCCCGAAGGTCGTCGCGGCGCAGGCGGCGGGCTGCGCCCCGATCGCGGCCGCCGTCGAGCGCGGCCTCGACGAGCCGGAGCCGTGGGGGACGCCCGACACCATCTGCGGCGAACTGGAGATCCCGGACCCCGCCGGCGGCGCCGCGGCCGTCGCGGCGGTCACCGAGAGCGGCGGGACCGCGGTCGGCGTCGACGACGACGACATCCTCGCGAGCGCGGTCGCCGTGGCGCAGAACGAGGTCGTCGAGATGGGCGCGACGGGCGGCGCGGCCCCCGCCGGCGCGTGGGCGCTCGCCGAGGAGGGCTTCTTCGACGGCGACGAGACCGTCGTGCTGCTCAACAGCGACGCCGGGCTGAAGACGCCCGACGTGCTCCGCAGCCACCTGATGGGACAGGGGATCTAG
- a CDS encoding J domain-containing protein: MFADLTTLVPRWVLWGVGLGVVATALVALAFYLGDRFAPAPAASTGRRGAAGDERRRREIRTYLEAAGERFAEDHAIDEVTVPFYLPKRGVAITFDAHDYFRLEGEGVYTVLCEHEMPGRGLGRRLPFDVDEPDWATGESAGSSAGRAGRFGGDRFGAATGAAGRPDPVGDAFDELGLDRDADLDAVKGAYRERVKETHPDQGGDEESFRRVREAYATARNHADGGPADRGGARREPSTGYGR; the protein is encoded by the coding sequence GTGTTCGCCGATCTCACGACGCTGGTGCCGCGGTGGGTCCTCTGGGGGGTCGGCCTCGGGGTCGTCGCCACCGCGCTCGTCGCGCTCGCGTTCTACCTCGGGGACCGGTTCGCGCCGGCCCCGGCCGCGTCGACGGGGCGCCGCGGCGCCGCGGGCGACGAGCGCCGCCGCCGCGAGATCCGGACGTACCTGGAGGCGGCGGGCGAGCGCTTCGCCGAGGACCACGCGATCGACGAGGTGACGGTCCCCTTCTACCTCCCCAAGCGCGGCGTCGCCATCACCTTCGACGCGCACGACTACTTCCGGCTGGAGGGCGAGGGCGTCTACACCGTCCTCTGCGAGCACGAGATGCCGGGCCGCGGGCTCGGTCGCCGGCTCCCGTTCGACGTCGACGAGCCCGACTGGGCGACCGGCGAGTCCGCCGGGTCGAGCGCGGGGCGCGCCGGGCGCTTCGGCGGCGACCGGTTCGGGGCCGCGACCGGGGCCGCCGGCCGGCCCGACCCCGTCGGCGACGCCTTCGACGAGCTGGGCCTCGACCGCGACGCCGACCTCGACGCGGTGAAGGGCGCCTACCGCGAGCGCGTCAAGGAGACCCATCCCGATCAGGGCGGCGACGAGGAGTCGTTCCGCCGCGTCCGCGAGGCGTACGCGACCGCCCGCAACCACGCCGACGGCGGGCCGGCGGACCGCGGCGGCGCGCGCCGCGAGCCCTCGACCGGGTACGGCCGGTGA